From Pedobacter cryoconitis, one genomic window encodes:
- a CDS encoding polysaccharide biosynthesis/export family protein gives MKTSVPCVIIVLAMLLLSSCTTQNLMSVTKKKSQVTDSIFAFNPNYEYRLEKDDKINISIWDHDDLSVGSIYGIYNSNEVYGKWLMLNAEGTVTVPKLGEVNLLGLTIPQAKEKLTKEFKKWIVNPIIEIKVLNKEVSILGELKTPGKYLLEKSNNTLIDIISRAGDFDFYANKKEIQIIRIVNNKPVTHISDLTKMDNYLASNIQLHPGDVIYVPSRKGKHWDKRVGSTIVPLASAISSIVLIWGILK, from the coding sequence ATGAAAACGTCAGTCCCTTGTGTAATTATAGTATTAGCAATGCTATTGTTATCATCCTGCACAACTCAGAATTTAATGTCTGTAACCAAAAAAAAATCACAAGTAACAGATAGTATTTTTGCCTTCAATCCTAATTATGAATATAGACTTGAGAAAGATGACAAGATAAATATTAGTATATGGGATCATGATGACCTTAGTGTTGGATCAATTTATGGGATTTACAATTCTAACGAAGTGTACGGAAAATGGCTGATGTTAAACGCAGAAGGTACCGTAACCGTTCCAAAATTAGGCGAAGTGAATTTACTAGGCTTAACAATTCCGCAGGCAAAAGAAAAACTAACTAAAGAATTTAAAAAGTGGATTGTCAATCCTATAATTGAAATAAAGGTTTTGAATAAAGAAGTTTCCATATTGGGAGAGCTTAAAACCCCAGGTAAATACTTACTGGAAAAAAGCAACAATACGTTAATCGATATCATTAGCCGCGCAGGAGATTTCGACTTTTATGCAAATAAAAAGGAAATTCAGATCATCAGGATAGTCAACAATAAACCTGTAACACATATTTCGGATCTTACAAAGATGGATAATTACCTCGCCTCAAATATACAATTGCATCCGGGCGATGTAATTTATGTTCCAAGCAGAAAAGGTAAACATTGGGACAAAAGAGTTGGCTCTACGATTGTCCCTCTCGCCTCAGCAATTAGCTCAATAGTCTTGATTTGGGGGATTTTAAAATAA
- a CDS encoding glycosyltransferase family 4 protein encodes MKKILITAYAVNPYKGSEDAMGWNMIMQAGRYQEVIVVTRKNNRGAIEQYITEHKELNIIFSRLSFLFFDWPEWTIRWKKGPVLSMLYYYGWQLTVALWLKWKKYDADIVHNLNFHNDWTPSFLWILGKPMVWGHVGHHPKTPKVYLLPVYGKAAYYKDRALWILKNIFWYFDPFLYLCKTKADMIICMNSEAVKHLRLKENFIIHPSVAAEQEQASLFEKNNRSFHVISVGRFVPLKGFDLTIRSFAEFYKHLTLSDRKKAKLTLIGTGPLKKMLQDLVIAEKIGQVVTFVEWLPRENLKEIYASASVFLFPSHEGAGMVIPEAMSYGLPVVCLQNCGPGELVPPLSKLIVPYGDYSDTVQRLAGHLASLMVDPTFMASERELVNRRYESLLNWNIRGEMLKDVYSKVLNIKTVNLKTYSNEYT; translated from the coding sequence ATGAAAAAGATACTTATCACTGCTTATGCCGTAAATCCTTATAAAGGTTCGGAAGATGCTATGGGATGGAATATGATCATGCAGGCAGGACGCTATCAGGAAGTGATCGTTGTAACACGCAAAAATAACCGTGGAGCGATTGAGCAGTATATAACAGAACATAAAGAGCTTAATATAATATTTTCAAGATTATCATTTCTATTTTTTGACTGGCCGGAATGGACCATCCGCTGGAAAAAAGGGCCTGTTTTAAGCATGCTTTATTACTATGGATGGCAGCTTACTGTTGCTTTGTGGTTAAAATGGAAAAAATATGATGCAGATATCGTTCACAACTTAAATTTCCATAATGACTGGACTCCCTCCTTTCTCTGGATACTGGGAAAGCCAATGGTATGGGGACATGTAGGCCATCATCCTAAAACACCAAAAGTCTATCTATTGCCTGTTTATGGCAAGGCAGCTTACTATAAAGACAGAGCTTTATGGATTTTAAAAAACATATTCTGGTACTTTGACCCCTTTCTTTATCTGTGTAAGACAAAAGCAGATATGATTATCTGTATGAATTCCGAAGCTGTCAAACACCTCCGGTTAAAAGAAAATTTCATCATTCACCCATCCGTTGCAGCCGAACAAGAACAAGCGTCTCTCTTTGAAAAAAATAACAGATCATTCCACGTAATTTCTGTGGGAAGATTTGTACCGCTTAAAGGCTTTGATTTAACGATCAGGAGTTTCGCTGAGTTCTATAAGCATTTAACTCTTTCTGATCGCAAAAAAGCAAAACTTACCTTAATTGGTACAGGACCTCTAAAAAAAATGCTACAAGATCTGGTCATTGCTGAAAAAATCGGACAAGTGGTGACATTTGTAGAGTGGTTACCACGAGAAAATTTAAAAGAAATTTATGCGTCGGCATCAGTATTCTTGTTCCCTTCGCATGAAGGCGCAGGAATGGTTATTCCCGAAGCAATGAGTTATGGGTTACCAGTAGTTTGCTTACAAAACTGCGGCCCGGGCGAATTAGTACCGCCGTTATCAAAGTTGATTGTTCCTTATGGGGATTATAGCGATACGGTACAAAGACTTGCAGGTCACTTAGCCTCACTAATGGTTGATCCTACGTTTATGGCATCAGAAAGAGAACTCGTAAACAGACGTTACGAAAGTCTGCTTAACTGGAATATACGCGGTGAAATGCTAAAAGATGTTTATTCCAAAGTATTAAATATAAAAACCGTTAATCTTAAAACTTACAGCAATGAATACACCTAA
- a CDS encoding lipopolysaccharide biosynthesis protein translates to MNLYKTIGEKYWVLADQIVVSGSAFLTNLLLAKAMGLPEYGKFSIIVMIQLFILSLSMAFSSQVYQVTYPSLPVAEQQKLTPGMLGLQFIAAIAILSGAFGAWFIWQISGFKSIYFTNITLMMAAISTVLYVLQDFIRRVFITKVQGRHAFLIDTLTNAIQLIALLIAWYFNLLGQRMAWSIIGLSFLPSVITGIILLKPGKITFEVIRFSWKLQIVKGGWLIGSSLLQWGSGYFFVIAAGWWLGASALGALRLAQYIFGLLNLLLQAIENYVLPKVAAIKGDMSVYWWRLMQKSLLMIVPILCLLSLFAKDIFRIIGGHAYEQYTFVIYGLSLVYLLITIGYPIRIAIRSLELNRDYFIGYILSVTTGLMLAPWLIKTWALHGVLAGIFITQLIMICYWSITLQRKYAILWKSYI, encoded by the coding sequence ATGAATTTATATAAAACTATAGGCGAAAAATACTGGGTACTGGCAGACCAGATAGTGGTAAGTGGTTCTGCATTTCTAACGAATCTCTTGCTTGCAAAAGCGATGGGTTTACCGGAATATGGTAAATTTTCGATCATAGTCATGATTCAGCTGTTCATTTTATCCTTAAGCATGGCATTTAGTTCACAGGTCTACCAGGTAACCTACCCTTCGTTACCTGTCGCTGAGCAACAAAAGCTAACTCCAGGTATGTTAGGGCTCCAATTTATTGCCGCAATAGCTATATTATCTGGTGCATTTGGAGCCTGGTTTATATGGCAAATTTCAGGCTTCAAATCTATCTATTTCACCAACATTACGCTGATGATGGCAGCGATATCAACTGTTCTGTATGTGTTGCAGGATTTCATTCGCCGTGTTTTCATCACCAAAGTTCAGGGCAGGCATGCCTTTTTAATCGACACCTTAACCAATGCTATTCAGCTCATTGCTTTGCTTATAGCATGGTATTTCAATTTGTTAGGACAGCGTATGGCCTGGAGTATTATCGGATTAAGTTTTCTTCCTTCGGTCATTACAGGCATTATTTTGTTGAAACCCGGAAAGATCACTTTTGAAGTTATCAGGTTTTCCTGGAAGCTCCAAATTGTAAAAGGAGGATGGCTCATCGGTTCTTCTCTGCTACAATGGGGCTCAGGATATTTCTTTGTTATAGCAGCCGGATGGTGGCTTGGAGCTTCTGCTCTGGGAGCTTTGAGACTTGCGCAGTACATTTTTGGATTATTGAATCTGCTTTTGCAGGCTATAGAAAATTATGTTTTACCCAAAGTTGCGGCAATTAAAGGTGACATGTCTGTTTATTGGTGGAGACTTATGCAGAAATCATTATTAATGATCGTTCCCATACTTTGTCTGTTAAGCTTATTTGCAAAAGATATTTTCAGAATTATAGGTGGTCACGCCTATGAACAATACACCTTTGTCATCTACGGATTAAGCCTGGTATATCTGTTAATTACTATTGGTTATCCGATAAGAATAGCCATCCGCTCTTTAGAACTCAACAGAGATTATTTTATAGGTTATATTTTATCAGTAACCACAGGTTTAATGCTCGCACCATGGCTAATTAAAACATGGGCATTACATGGGGTACTTGCAGGAATTTTTATCACCCAGCTGATCATGATTTGCTATTGGTCGATCACTCTTCAGCGTAAATATGCAATATTATGGAAATCATACATTTAA
- a CDS encoding VIT family protein, which translates to MELEEHYTNRSGWLRAAVLGANDGILSTTSLAIGIAAASTTREPIVLAALAGLVAGALSMAAGEYVSVSSQSDIEVADLEREKGELEKIPEIELKELAKLYQQRGLEENLALQVAKQLTAHDALGAHAKDELGINEITQAKPMQAALASAGSFITGGMLPMLVSIFAPLHLMVICQYSFSIVFLAISAIVAAKAGGSAIDKAVIRICFWGTAAMLMTAAVGYIFGVKTT; encoded by the coding sequence ATGGAACTTGAAGAACATTACACCAATAGAAGCGGTTGGTTAAGAGCCGCCGTTTTAGGCGCAAATGACGGTATTCTTTCTACAACCAGTCTGGCCATTGGTATTGCAGCAGCAAGTACCACAAGAGAACCAATTGTATTGGCTGCCTTAGCAGGACTGGTTGCCGGAGCCTTATCTATGGCTGCCGGAGAATACGTTTCTGTGAGTTCACAATCGGACATTGAAGTTGCCGATCTGGAAAGAGAAAAAGGAGAATTGGAAAAGATACCCGAAATTGAACTGAAGGAGCTAGCCAAACTTTACCAGCAAAGAGGACTGGAAGAAAACCTGGCGTTACAGGTTGCTAAACAGCTCACTGCACATGACGCTTTAGGTGCACATGCGAAGGATGAACTGGGCATCAATGAGATTACCCAGGCAAAACCAATGCAAGCTGCTTTAGCTTCGGCAGGCTCATTTATCACAGGCGGCATGCTTCCGATGTTGGTATCCATTTTCGCACCACTTCACCTGATGGTCATTTGTCAATATAGTTTCTCGATCGTATTTTTAGCCATTTCTGCAATTGTAGCGGCTAAAGCTGGTGGGTCAGCTATAGATAAAGCTGTTATCCGGATTTGTTTCTGGGGAACAGCAGCCATGCTAATGACTGCTGCTGTAGGCTATATCTTCGGTGTTAAAACGACATAG
- a CDS encoding cytochrome b/b6 domain-containing protein: MAIIEPLRNDIDHPAKLKKHSRSIRLWHWLNLLVITGSLLTVLLNSTLFDVKSNTNFILQQSGTSITAQQAKNIANGMEDQIWNIHIYFGYVLAALFLFRLLSVFSLSGRQGFFGNLKSAYQAYRKHSKESHAALHEFTVKCLYLIFYLLLAIMVLTGLSMAFDQELSISKTTSHSIKGFHGFCMYLILIFILVHIVGVLLAERKQSKGIVSDMINGGKA; this comes from the coding sequence ATGGCTATCATTGAACCATTGAGGAACGACATTGATCATCCTGCTAAATTGAAAAAGCATAGCAGATCTATTAGACTATGGCATTGGCTAAATCTACTGGTCATTACCGGATCACTACTCACAGTGCTGTTAAATTCAACTTTGTTTGATGTAAAAAGTAATACCAACTTTATACTACAGCAATCCGGTACCTCAATAACTGCTCAACAAGCTAAAAATATAGCTAATGGAATGGAAGATCAGATTTGGAATATCCATATTTACTTTGGTTATGTACTTGCTGCATTATTCTTGTTCAGGCTGCTCTCTGTATTTTCTCTGTCTGGAAGGCAAGGTTTTTTCGGTAACTTAAAAAGTGCTTATCAGGCTTACCGCAAACATAGTAAAGAATCTCATGCAGCCTTACACGAGTTTACGGTTAAATGCTTGTACCTCATTTTCTATTTATTACTTGCCATCATGGTCTTAACAGGTTTATCTATGGCATTCGATCAGGAATTAAGTATCAGTAAAACTACAAGTCACAGCATTAAAGGATTTCATGGTTTTTGTATGTATTTAATATTGATCTTTATCTTGGTACATATCGTTGGTGTACTACTGGCAGAACGAAAACAAAGCAAGGGTATAGTATCTGACATGATTAACGGAGGAAAAGCATAA
- a CDS encoding acyltransferase: MKAIIEKLIRFRNPSFRFDHNLTLGIVLHFALKQFAALTRGLRMCFYLRNPKKMMLGHEVQFFVLSRIHWGKYVKLGDHVVLSAVGEKGITLGNNVGIGAFSRLILATSFNHIGKHIEIGNNVGIGEFAYLGGAGGLHIGDDCIVGQYFSCHPENHLYDELTIPIRNQGVTRKGIYIGENCWIGSKVTVLDGVNIGQGSIIAAGAVVTKSFPENSVIAGVPARLLKKRDQLVENEIPGYHKVLHL, translated from the coding sequence ATGAAAGCTATAATTGAAAAATTGATCAGATTCAGAAATCCCTCTTTTCGTTTCGATCACAATTTAACACTCGGGATTGTACTTCATTTTGCTTTAAAACAGTTTGCAGCGCTTACCAGAGGACTTCGTATGTGTTTCTACTTAAGAAATCCCAAAAAGATGATGTTAGGGCATGAGGTACAGTTTTTTGTTCTTTCCCGCATACATTGGGGAAAGTATGTTAAACTTGGTGATCATGTTGTACTGAGTGCTGTTGGAGAAAAGGGGATTACACTTGGAAACAATGTAGGTATCGGTGCATTTAGCAGATTGATCCTGGCTACTTCGTTCAATCATATTGGAAAACATATCGAAATTGGAAATAACGTTGGTATCGGTGAATTTGCCTATTTAGGTGGTGCAGGTGGTTTACATATTGGGGATGATTGTATTGTTGGACAATATTTTAGTTGCCATCCTGAAAATCATCTTTATGATGAACTGACAATTCCTATACGCAATCAGGGAGTAACCAGAAAGGGTATTTATATCGGGGAGAACTGCTGGATAGGCAGCAAGGTGACCGTACTCGATGGGGTAAATATAGGACAAGGAAGTATCATTGCGGCAGGTGCCGTAGTAACAAAATCATTTCCTGAAAACTCTGTCATAGCCGGAGTACCTGCACGTCTGCTCAAAAAAAGAGACCAACTCGTTGAAAATGAAATTCCCGGTTATCATAAAGTTTTACACTTATGA
- a CDS encoding glycosyltransferase family 4 protein: MEIIHLILGKANPERMNGVNKVVHEMATRQCESGENVEVWGITNHPVHDYPVRSFTTRLFQSERNIFWLSDVLKKEISAKQKGTIFHLHGGFIPQMYSASMWMKKNKIPFIITPHGSYNKIAMLKNKFLKQLYFHFFERKMLSAANSIHSLGQSEIDGLQSVFPNDKSVLIPYGLESLKELVQWKNTGEFIVGYCGRLDLYTKGLIELLQGFALFRQEQTGAKLWIIGDGKDQDKEKLIKVATAMNIQNSIVFFGSRYGEEKNILLLHINVLAVPSRNEGLPTVVLEAAAMGIPCLVTRATNTGDYINRYIAGIVIEHTDPNEIHYGLKRLYYAMQTEIGTQAIRANARRMIKEAFDWKLILGRFHKLYEA; this comes from the coding sequence ATGGAAATCATACATTTAATATTAGGTAAAGCAAATCCTGAAAGGATGAACGGAGTAAATAAAGTTGTCCATGAAATGGCTACCAGACAATGTGAATCAGGAGAAAATGTTGAAGTCTGGGGAATTACAAATCATCCTGTTCATGATTATCCAGTAAGGTCTTTTACCACCAGACTGTTTCAATCAGAAAGAAATATATTCTGGCTTAGTGATGTATTAAAAAAAGAGATCAGTGCGAAACAAAAGGGAACCATATTCCACTTGCACGGAGGCTTTATTCCTCAAATGTACAGCGCTTCGATGTGGATGAAAAAGAATAAGATCCCCTTCATTATTACGCCTCATGGCAGTTACAATAAGATTGCGATGTTAAAAAACAAGTTCCTTAAACAACTTTATTTCCATTTTTTTGAGCGAAAAATGCTCAGTGCTGCAAACTCAATTCACTCCCTTGGACAGTCTGAAATTGATGGATTACAATCTGTTTTTCCTAATGATAAATCTGTACTCATTCCTTATGGACTAGAAAGTTTGAAAGAGCTGGTTCAATGGAAAAATACAGGAGAATTTATTGTAGGCTATTGTGGAAGACTTGATCTTTATACCAAAGGTTTGATAGAGCTTTTACAGGGGTTTGCACTTTTCAGACAAGAGCAGACCGGGGCAAAACTATGGATCATAGGTGATGGAAAAGATCAGGACAAAGAAAAACTGATTAAAGTTGCCACCGCTATGAACATACAAAATTCAATTGTGTTTTTTGGATCACGTTATGGAGAAGAAAAAAACATACTCTTACTCCATATAAATGTGCTGGCAGTACCCAGCAGAAATGAAGGTCTGCCAACTGTCGTTCTTGAGGCTGCTGCCATGGGCATTCCATGTCTGGTCACCAGAGCCACAAATACTGGCGATTATATCAATCGTTATATTGCCGGAATCGTCATAGAACATACCGATCCCAACGAAATACACTATGGGCTGAAACGGCTATATTATGCCATGCAAACAGAAATCGGAACTCAGGCCATCAGAGCAAATGCCAGACGTATGATAAAAGAGGCTTTTGACTGGAAACTTATCTTAGGCAGGTTTCATAAATTATACGAGGCATGA
- a CDS encoding O-antigen ligase family protein, with product MKAFKDTDNHTRFLKKTEWLLLAILFLMVAGFFTWSENIGITRVIKVFSRIGMTTAAFLLHQMIVKKGAIGAFEWKNQWSPFLYFGYLGLGFISFLWSTDVFYSSLQWLMDLESLIFAFYFMKSLMLLDVYFPDNTIRFYNLMGNTVFLLMLIFVVGMWLNPGDFMRLVEGGEDQRLGGYIMNPNELGMLCGLGISCLIFDLYRNHQRWWTILKIAILAYALIMTKSRSSLVGLLIIVYFHLRRSESKILKYAIYAAILAVIPVAVEKLILRKGGIDDLLSMTGRMPFWKALINEGLPREPWFGFGFMRIDYKDHFESVHTYAGHMTHNTFMQVLMNLGFVGFTLAIIQLSFTIRGFLKEPEEKKLMLLGILIPVIINSFTEFGIFGETNYGILFYQMLIFSISLKKFDRFTISERLYLKRRRPDFFS from the coding sequence ATGAAAGCCTTTAAAGATACAGACAATCATACACGCTTCCTGAAAAAAACAGAATGGTTGTTATTAGCTATCCTGTTTTTAATGGTTGCAGGTTTTTTCACCTGGAGCGAAAACATTGGAATTACCAGGGTAATCAAAGTTTTCAGCAGAATAGGGATGACCACCGCCGCCTTTCTACTCCATCAAATGATTGTGAAGAAGGGTGCAATCGGGGCTTTTGAATGGAAAAATCAATGGTCTCCTTTTCTGTATTTCGGTTACCTTGGCCTTGGGTTCATCTCGTTTTTATGGAGCACAGATGTTTTTTATAGTTCACTCCAATGGCTAATGGATCTGGAAAGCCTCATTTTCGCCTTCTACTTCATGAAATCTCTGATGCTTCTGGATGTCTACTTCCCAGATAATACGATTAGGTTTTATAACCTGATGGGTAATACTGTTTTCCTGTTAATGCTCATTTTTGTAGTTGGTATGTGGCTTAATCCCGGAGATTTCATGCGTTTGGTTGAAGGTGGAGAAGATCAAAGACTTGGGGGTTACATTATGAATCCAAACGAGCTGGGTATGCTTTGCGGCCTTGGAATATCCTGTCTCATTTTTGATCTTTACCGAAACCATCAGCGCTGGTGGACTATTCTTAAAATAGCCATTCTTGCCTATGCATTGATTATGACCAAGTCCAGATCTTCTTTGGTAGGATTACTCATCATTGTTTACTTTCATTTACGCCGGTCAGAATCTAAAATATTAAAATATGCCATCTATGCTGCTATACTTGCGGTAATCCCGGTAGCTGTTGAAAAATTAATTTTACGAAAGGGGGGAATTGATGACTTGCTTTCTATGACCGGCAGGATGCCATTTTGGAAAGCACTCATTAACGAAGGTTTACCCAGAGAACCATGGTTTGGCTTCGGTTTTATGCGAATTGATTATAAAGATCATTTCGAAAGTGTCCACACTTATGCAGGCCATATGACTCACAATACCTTTATGCAGGTACTTATGAATCTTGGTTTTGTAGGGTTTACACTCGCAATCATACAGCTATCTTTTACCATACGCGGCTTTTTAAAAGAACCGGAAGAGAAGAAATTAATGCTTCTGGGTATCCTCATTCCGGTCATTATTAATTCCTTTACAGAGTTTGGAATTTTCGGAGAAACGAATTATGGTATTCTATTTTATCAAATGCTGATTTTTTCTATCAGTCTGAAAAAATTTGATAGGTTCACCATAAGTGAACGCCTTTACTTAAAGAGAAGACGACCAGATTTCTTTTCATAA
- a CDS encoding response regulator, with protein sequence MEASQKFKIFLIDDDIFCLNLYKIYLENENYQDITIFESETTCLNRLTENPDVIFLDYGLNNLSGIEVLKKIKRFNPDIFVVFLSGQANIATAVNALKFGAFDYIVKGPDELTQIIKVLSKIKEIQEAMKQKAPGLIRKIFSLF encoded by the coding sequence ATGGAAGCAAGTCAAAAATTCAAAATATTCCTGATAGACGACGATATCTTTTGTCTGAACCTCTATAAGATATATCTGGAAAACGAAAATTATCAAGACATTACGATTTTTGAAAGTGAAACAACGTGTCTTAATCGTTTAACTGAAAACCCAGATGTCATCTTTCTGGATTATGGATTAAACAACTTAAGTGGCATCGAGGTACTCAAAAAAATAAAACGGTTTAACCCCGACATTTTTGTCGTTTTCTTATCCGGGCAGGCAAATATAGCAACCGCTGTAAATGCCCTGAAATTTGGTGCCTTTGATTATATCGTAAAGGGTCCTGATGAATTAACACAGATCATTAAAGTCCTGAGCAAGATTAAAGAAATACAAGAAGCTATGAAACAGAAAGCTCCTGGTCTTATTCGTAAAATATTTTCATTATTCTAA
- a CDS encoding exopolysaccharide transport family protein, producing MNNSKNSLDALRPLYRGLPIILLTVFSAVFVAKKYLKYTTPEYESTAKIKLADIHEGVNNSNLFKDFDVFATSNKIGAEVELLKSKVLAIKVIEKLPLKTSIYRVGELHKTELYNRSPFIVSTVIRNKKWLDDNFSLHIHADSLFTLVTPTGETIDGILNHLITNKMADIMISRNDYLLKSRPGLQVNDNYAFIVHSDEKLADDLIAGLDVMAVDKDIPVLRISYKCPVAQKSADVVNTLSAAYIADYIEQKYKSADTTEDFLNKQLHTYSKKLSSSENAIQQYRDQHAIINIPQETETDLRKIADLKKQLASVKMNLNAVDSLDQYMKNGKEKFLQLAPNFEAFTDLLSTELVKKAKELQQERSDLLLRFTPEHEKVKVIDEKLKDISDYMLESIKNTQSNLSIKYRDLDQSIQESEKVFSGLPGREKNMTVLERNFGLNDQVYRFLQGKRTEAEIAKAATISFHRIISAGEVSDKPVSPNVTIIMILSFILGVVGGIALVYIVHALKSRVNNENTINRLSDLPVIAAIPYLKSPIEREHFFKNWVLQMELKDMLKKGTVMVISSFTHHEGKSFITAAISHELKVLNHNFLFIDAEKEAIVEMSRPASWKEYLEKAKTTYDIILIRNFPLKENPTGLLLMATADLNLFVLDSRRTKKESIIAADLIHEDLNIPDIQFVLNRAGYTPSLFSQLKEMTMLILKKRAS from the coding sequence ATGAATAACTCAAAAAATAGCCTGGATGCACTACGTCCTTTATACCGGGGATTGCCTATCATTTTACTAACCGTATTTTCGGCAGTTTTTGTCGCAAAAAAATACTTAAAATATACGACCCCTGAATATGAAAGTACAGCCAAAATAAAATTAGCTGATATCCATGAGGGGGTAAATAACAGTAATCTTTTTAAAGACTTTGATGTCTTTGCAACCAGCAATAAAATCGGGGCAGAAGTCGAGTTGCTAAAATCTAAAGTACTGGCCATAAAAGTAATCGAAAAATTACCGCTAAAAACATCGATTTACCGGGTGGGTGAACTTCATAAAACAGAACTATATAACCGCTCCCCTTTTATCGTCAGCACAGTTATAAGAAACAAAAAATGGCTCGACGATAACTTTAGTTTACATATTCATGCTGATTCTTTATTTACCCTGGTAACTCCTACGGGAGAAACCATTGACGGAATTCTTAACCACCTTATAACGAACAAGATGGCAGACATTATGATTTCCAGAAATGATTATCTATTAAAAAGCAGACCAGGCTTACAGGTAAATGATAATTACGCGTTTATTGTACACTCAGATGAAAAGCTGGCTGATGATCTTATTGCCGGATTAGATGTAATGGCAGTGGATAAAGACATTCCTGTATTAAGAATCAGTTACAAATGTCCTGTAGCACAAAAATCTGCTGATGTGGTCAATACACTTTCCGCAGCCTATATTGCCGACTACATAGAACAAAAATATAAATCGGCAGATACAACAGAAGATTTTCTGAACAAACAACTTCATACTTATAGTAAAAAATTGTCTTCCAGTGAAAATGCGATACAGCAATACCGGGATCAGCATGCCATCATTAATATCCCTCAGGAAACAGAAACAGATCTCAGAAAAATTGCTGACCTGAAAAAACAACTGGCCAGTGTAAAAATGAACTTAAATGCGGTAGACAGCCTGGATCAGTATATGAAGAATGGAAAAGAAAAATTTCTTCAGCTAGCACCCAATTTCGAGGCATTCACGGATCTGCTAAGCACAGAACTGGTAAAAAAAGCAAAAGAATTGCAACAAGAAAGAAGTGATCTGCTTTTGAGGTTTACGCCTGAGCATGAGAAAGTAAAGGTGATTGATGAAAAGCTTAAAGATATCAGCGATTATATGCTGGAAAGTATTAAAAACACGCAAAGTAATCTCAGCATTAAATACAGGGACCTCGATCAAAGCATCCAGGAATCTGAAAAAGTTTTTTCCGGCCTTCCGGGAAGAGAGAAAAACATGACTGTTTTAGAAAGAAATTTTGGACTCAATGATCAGGTATACAGATTTCTACAAGGAAAAAGAACAGAAGCTGAGATAGCAAAGGCAGCAACTATTTCTTTTCACAGGATAATTTCAGCAGGAGAAGTTTCAGATAAACCCGTATCCCCTAACGTCACTATTATTATGATCCTTTCCTTTATCCTGGGCGTAGTGGGAGGAATTGCACTTGTATATATTGTTCATGCTTTAAAATCAAGAGTAAATAATGAGAATACGATTAACCGTTTATCAGATTTACCTGTTATCGCAGCCATACCCTATCTAAAAAGCCCTATCGAAAGGGAGCATTTTTTCAAAAATTGGGTACTGCAAATGGAACTGAAAGATATGCTCAAAAAAGGAACGGTAATGGTTATTTCTTCATTTACACATCACGAAGGAAAGTCCTTTATTACAGCAGCAATAAGTCATGAATTAAAGGTTTTAAATCATAATTTTCTTTTCATTGATGCAGAGAAGGAGGCAATTGTGGAAATGAGCAGACCTGCTTCCTGGAAAGAATACCTGGAAAAAGCCAAAACAACATATGATATTATTTTAATCAGAAACTTTCCGCTAAAAGAAAATCCTACAGGTTTGTTATTGATGGCCACAGCAGATCTGAACTTATTTGTATTAGATAGCCGCAGAACTAAAAAAGAAAGTATCATAGCCGCAGATTTAATTCATGAAGACCTAAATATCCCTGACATTCAGTTTGTCTTAAATAGAGCTGGTTATACCCCAAGTTTATTTAGCCAGCTGAAGGAAATGACAATGCTTATCCTGAAAAAAAGAGCATCATGA